ATAATGGAAAATGTTATCTATAAAATTAATGATATATATACATGAACTTCAAGAACAATCTTGAGGATTATTTAAAGGAGATTTATAACAACATGGATGCATTCGGCAGTGCAAATGAATCAATGATAAGTAAAAGGTTAAAGGTTTCAATGCCGACAGTTTCAGAGTATCTTGATAAATTAAGGAACCGCGGTTTAATAAAGAGTATAGGCCGTGATATACTTTTAACGGACAGGGGTATGAAGCTTGCATACCCAGTTATAAAAAGACATAGAATAGCCGAGGTTATGGCATTAAAGATCTTTGAGGTGCCATGGGAGGAAACAGATTCGGAGGTAATGGATTTAGAGCACGCAATAAACGATAAGTACGTTCCATACGTTATTAAAAATCTGGGAAATCCTGATAGATGCCCCCATGGAAATCCAATAAATCCCGATCAAAAAATGAATGATAAATCCATATTTTCTGTTGAACCAGGCGTTTATACGCTCTCAAGGATAGTCTATGAGGATATATCAATATTAAAAAAGCTTGTTGAAATCAATGCATTTCCTGGCACAGAGATAAAAATAGAAAAAAACGATAAAATAAATGTTATTTGCAAGGGCTATGTATCGTTTTCAGATAAGGAGGCAATGGCAATAAGGGTTTTTTAGGATTCGAATATTGG
This window of the Picrophilus oshimae DSM 9789 genome carries:
- a CDS encoding metal-dependent transcriptional regulator, with the translated sequence MNFKNNLEDYLKEIYNNMDAFGSANESMISKRLKVSMPTVSEYLDKLRNRGLIKSIGRDILLTDRGMKLAYPVIKRHRIAEVMALKIFEVPWEETDSEVMDLEHAINDKYVPYVIKNLGNPDRCPHGNPINPDQKMNDKSIFSVEPGVYTLSRIVYEDISILKKLVEINAFPGTEIKIEKNDKINVICKGYVSFSDKEAMAIRVF